One uncultured Desulfovibrio sp. genomic window, ATATGGCCCAAGCGGTCAGCGATTACGCGGTCCTGCTTGGCCATAGGGTCATTACACTCTCCATTGCCGCCATTGCTCTTTGCACTGGAGCAAGAGGATGCAGAAGAACAGGATGAACAGGATCCCATGACATCTCCTTCAATTGTAGCGGACGCTTACGACGGCGTATCTACCAGCCGTGATCGCCCACCAGATCTACAAAAACTACCGGCCCCAGGTCTTCGGAGCTAACGCGCCCCTGCTCTTTGCGCACGCGCACAAGGCGCTGCGTACGGGGCTTTGACCCTACTGGGATAAGCATGATGCCGCCCTCGTCAAGCTGATCAACAAGAGGACGCGGCACTTCCGGCCCGCCGGCAGTAACGATGATACGGTCAAATGGCGCGGCTTCAGGCATGCCAAGCGTGCCGTCACGCCGCTGCATGTGGATACCCCTAAGTCCCAGTTGCCGCAAGAGCCCTGAAGTAATTTGATACAGCTCGCGCATGCGCTCAACGGTAAAGACCGTGCAGCCAATGGTGGCAAGCACTGCGGCCTGATAGCCGGAGCCGGTGCCAACCTCAAGCACGCGCATCCCCCGCTGCACTTCAAGCAGCTGGGTCATCAAGGCAACAATATAGGGCTGAGAAATGGTCTGCCCGTAGCCAATGGGCAAGGGAGTGTCTTCGTAGGCCTGGGAGCGCAGCGCTTCCTGCACAAAAAGATGGCGCGGCACAGCAAACATGGCCCCCAGCACCGCCGGATCGCTGATTCCGCGCGCTTCAAGCTGCTCGCGCACCATCCTGCGCCGCAGACGTTTTGGGTCCACGGACGGAGAAGGCTCGCGGGGCGTACCCCCAGCCGCAGAATATTTGCTGTACTGCATACTGCGGAAGTGAAAACAGATTTTTCCTGCCAAGTCAATGCGCCATCGGGGATGGCTTGCAGAGATATCAAGACAAGTTCCAGACTTTCCCTTGAAACTTGCCATTCTTTATGCAACCCTTCGGGAAGCGAGAATGAGGAGTCGGCAATGCGTAAAAGAAGTTTGTTTTCATCGGTACTAGGTATTATAGTGGTCGCCATTCTGGTTTTAGGCGGCTATACTTTTTTTAAAGATCTTGAAGGCCCTACTGTTGATATTACACCAAATACAGGCAGGGTTTCAGCCGCAAGCGTCCTCAAGGTCCGTATGAAGGATCCGTCAGGCATCCGCTCCATTACAGTTGGCGTGCGAAAGAACAACGTCCTCAATGTCATCTACAGCAAGCACTTTGACCAGTATATTCCTGAACGCGAAGTGGATGTCCCCATGAAGGATGCCAACCTGCGTGAAGGTGCTTTTGAGCTTGAAATCCGCGCCACGGACGGGTCACTTGCCGGTTTTGGTCAGGGCAATACGCGCACCGTCCAGTTGCCTATGCGCTTTGATACGCAGCCGCCGCGCATTTCCGTCAAAACTCTGCCCCCCAACGTGCGCAGGGGCGGCACCGCCGTGGTGCGTTATACTGTTGATAAAGAAGTGAGCAATAGTGGCGTGCTTGTTGCTGGCTACTTTGTGCCCGGCTACATGCAAAAAGACGGCAGCTATATCTGCTTTTTCCCTTTCCCGTACACAATGACCGCCAGAGACTACAAGAACAGCGTTGAGATCACGGCCACAGACCTTGCGGGCAACGTCACCAAAAGCCACCTCACGGTCATGTCCTTTGAAAGAACGTTCAAGAGCGACAGCATTGAAGTGACGGACAACTTTCTGATGGCGGTTGAGAGCAAGCTGCGCGACTTGGCCCCCGATGCCACAAACCCGCTGGAGTGCTACCTGTATATCAACAATCAGGTGCGCGCCGCCAATGTGCAGACCCTGCGCGAAATTGGACGGGACACTGCCGCGGCCATGCTGTGGAGCGGCGTTTTTGAGCGTTTGCCGCGCTCTGCCCCGCGTGCCGGATTTGGCGACCACCGTTTCTTCAACTATCAGGGCAAGCCCGTGGGCGAATCCTATCACCTGGGATTTGACCTTGCTTCGGTGCGCAATGCCGAGGTACCCGCCGCCAACAGCGGCCGCGTGGTCTTCTGCGGCAATCTTGGCATCTACGGCAACCTCATTGTCATTGACCACGGCCTGGGCCTCATGTCCATTTACTCCCACCTCAACGATCAGCTGGTTAAAGTGAGCGATGTGGTGCAGCGAGGCCAGATCATTGGCCATACAGGCAGCACAGGCCTTGCCTTTGGCGATCACCTGCAC contains:
- a CDS encoding M23 family metallopeptidase; its protein translation is MRKRSLFSSVLGIIVVAILVLGGYTFFKDLEGPTVDITPNTGRVSAASVLKVRMKDPSGIRSITVGVRKNNVLNVIYSKHFDQYIPEREVDVPMKDANLREGAFELEIRATDGSLAGFGQGNTRTVQLPMRFDTQPPRISVKTLPPNVRRGGTAVVRYTVDKEVSNSGVLVAGYFVPGYMQKDGSYICFFPFPYTMTARDYKNSVEITATDLAGNVTKSHLTVMSFERTFKSDSIEVTDNFLMAVESKLRDLAPDATNPLECYLYINNQVRAANVQTLREIGRDTAAAMLWSGVFERLPRSAPRAGFGDHRFFNYQGKPVGESYHLGFDLASVRNAEVPAANSGRVVFCGNLGIYGNLIVIDHGLGLMSIYSHLNDQLVKVSDVVQRGQIIGHTGSTGLAFGDHLHFGILVGGVEVTPLEWLDPKWIKDNVTGRIDASMTQQ
- a CDS encoding protein-L-isoaspartate(D-aspartate) O-methyltransferase — translated: MVREQLEARGISDPAVLGAMFAVPRHLFVQEALRSQAYEDTPLPIGYGQTISQPYIVALMTQLLEVQRGMRVLEVGTGSGYQAAVLATIGCTVFTVERMRELYQITSGLLRQLGLRGIHMQRRDGTLGMPEAAPFDRIIVTAGGPEVPRPLVDQLDEGGIMLIPVGSKPRTQRLVRVRKEQGRVSSEDLGPVVFVDLVGDHGW